Proteins from a genomic interval of Haliaeetus albicilla chromosome 13, bHalAlb1.1, whole genome shotgun sequence:
- the GNMT gene encoding glycine N-methyltransferase — protein MVDSVYRTRSLGVAAEGLPDQYADGRAARVWQLYIGDTRGRTAEYRSWLLALLRQHRCRSVLDVACGTGVDSIMLLEEGFQVTSVDASDKMLKYALKERWERRKEESFDRWVIEEANWLTLEKDLEKPGDGFDAVICLGNSFAHLPDFKGDQSDHKLALRNIASMVRPGGVLVIDHRNYDHILATGCAPPGKNIYYKSDLTKDITTSVLLVNNKAHMVTLDYTVQVPPTEAGAAPELSKFRLSYYPHRLEAFTALLKGAFQGKCQHSVLGDFQPYTPGQAHVPCYFIHVVKKMA, from the exons ATGGTGGACAGCGTGTACCGGACGCGATCGTTGGGGGTGGCGGCGGAGGGGTTGCCGGATCAGTACGCGGACGGGAGGGCGGCCCGCGTATGGCAGCTGTACATCGGGGACACGCGGGGCCGTACGGCCGAGTACCGCAGCTGGCTCCTGGCGCTGCTCCGCCAGCACCGCTGCCGTTCCGTCCTCGACGTGGCCTGCGGCACCGG GGTGGACTCCATCATGCTGCTCGAAGAGGGCTTCCAGGTGACCAGCGTCGACGCCAGCGACAAGATGCTCAAGTACGCGCTGAAGGAGCGCTGGGAGCGGCGCAAGGAGGAGTCCTTCGACCGATGGG TCATCGAGGAGGCCAACTGGCTGACACTGGAGAAGGACCTGGAGAAGCCGGGGGACGGGTTTGACGCAGTCATCTGCCTGGGCAACTCCTTCGCGCACCTGCCTGACTTCAAAG GGGACCAGAGTGACCACAAGCTGGCCCTGAGGAACATCGCCAGCATGGTGCGGCCAGGGGGTGTCCTGGTCATCGACCACCGCAACTACGATCACATCCTGGCCACGGGCTGCGCGCCGCCTGGCAAGAACATCTACTACAAG AGTGATTTGACCAAGGACATCACCACCTCGGTGCTGCTAGTAAACAACAAGGCACACATGGTGACCCTGGACTACACGGTGCAGGTCCCCCCCACTGAGGCGGGGGCAGCCCCGGAGCTGAG CAAATTTCGGCTCTCCTACTACCCACACCGGCTGGAGGCCTTCACAGCCCTGCTGAAAGGTGCCTTCCAGGGGAAATGCCAGCACAGCGTCCTGGGCGACTTCCAGCCCTACACACCGGGGCAGGCCCACGTCCCCTGCTACTTTATCCACGTCGTGAAGAAGATGGCCTGA
- the CNPY3 gene encoding protein canopy homolog 3 isoform X1: MCAPAAPHVGTERDDPEAILRRPSGTLEWLGLAGRATRAAGIGQRRAVAMVTGRAGWWSRKRGPGSGAMAAVAAVTLPLLVLTAAAALTGGDDSDWVRLPSKCEVCKYVAVELKSAFEETGKTKEVIDTKYGFLDGKGSAVKYTQSDIRLIEVTENICKRLLDYNLHKERSGSNRFAKGMSETFETLHNLVHKGVKVVMDIPYELWNETSAEVADLKKQCDVLVEEYEDVIEDWYRHHQAEDLSQFLCADHVLKGKDTSCLAEKWTGKKGDLASVGEKQSKKKSGKKKKKGRKDEDEGAASLPAAGEALEESGVQEEAPLPHSPSDEL; encoded by the exons ATGTGCGCACCGGCCGCCCCCCACGTGGGAACTGAACGGGACGACCCGGAGGCGATTCTACGGCGGCCGAGCGGGACCCTCGAATGGTTGGGATTGGCCGGGCGGGCCACGCGCGCCGCTGGGATTGGTCAGCGCCGCGCGGTTGCTATGGTTACCGGGAGGGCGGGGTGGTGGTCCCGGAAGCGCGGCCCCGGAAGCGGAGCCatggcggcggtggcggcggtaACGCTGCCGCTGCTGGTGCtaacggcggcggcggcgctgacGGGAGGCGACGACTCGGACTGGGTACGGCTGCCCAGCAAGTGTGAGG TGTGCAAGTATGTGGCGGTGGAGCTGAAATCTGCTTTTGAGGAGACCGGCAAGACCAAGGAGGTGATCGACACCAAATACGGCTTCCTGGACGGGAAGGGCTCTGCCGTCAAGTACACGCAGTC GGACATCAGGTTAATCGAGGTGACGGAGAACATCTGCAAGCGGCTGTTGGATTACAACCTGCACAAGGAGAGGAGCGGCAGTAACAGATTCGCAAAG GGCATGTCGGAGACGTTCGAGACCCTGCACAACCTGGTGCACAAGGGCGTCAAGGTGGTGATGGACATCCCCTACGAGCTGTGGAACGAGACCTCTGCTGAGGTGGCTGACCTCAAAAAACAG TGCGACGTGCTGGTGGAGGAGTACGAAGATGTGATCGAGGACTGGTACAGGCACCACCAGGCAGAGGATCTCTCCCAGTTTCTCTGCGCCGACCACGTGTTAAAAGGGAAGGACACAA gctgcctggcagagaagtgGACTGGCAAGAAGGGTGATTTGGCCAGCGtgggggagaagcagagcaagaaaaagagtgggaagaagaagaaaaagggccGGAAGGATGAGGACGAGGGAGCTGCCAGCCTCCCGGCTGCAGGGGAGGCCTTGGAGGAGAGCGGGGTCCAGGAGGAGGCTCCACTCCCCCACAGCCCATCTGATGAGCTGTAG
- the CNPY3 gene encoding protein canopy homolog 3 isoform X2, whose translation MEVLLAVALLLLLPPGRATGPLPTLAPPLSMMVAGQRRRLVVCVVSDLAPGSGHAVWISGGNGSTLQSFTYGTSQEDGGTVCTVSLLPDDPPAEGDLACHIGPNTTSPAHSSSPIRVTVCKYVAVELKSAFEETGKTKEVIDTKYGFLDGKGSAVKYTQSDIRLIEVTENICKRLLDYNLHKERSGSNRFAKGMSETFETLHNLVHKGVKVVMDIPYELWNETSAEVADLKKQCDVLVEEYEDVIEDWYRHHQAEDLSQFLCADHVLKGKDTSCLAEKWTGKKGDLASVGEKQSKKKSGKKKKKGRKDEDEGAASLPAAGEALEESGVQEEAPLPHSPSDEL comes from the exons ATGGAGGTGCTGCTGGCTGTcgctctgctcctgctcctgcccc CTGGCAGGGCCACCGGACCGCTGCCCACCCTGGCCCCGCCGCTGAGCATGATGGTGGCCGGGCAGCGCCGGCGGCTGGTGGTGTGTGTGGTGAGCGACCTGGCCCCCGGCTCCGGCCACGCCGTCTGGATCTCCGGTGGGAATGGCAGCACCCTGCAGTCCTTCACCTACGGGACCTCCCAGGAGGACGGTGGCACCGTCTGCACCGTCTCCCTCCTCCCTGACGACCCCCCGGCCGAGGGGGATCTCGCCTGCCACATCGGACCCAACACAACCTCCCCGGCCCACAGCTCCAGCCCCATCCGTGTCACGG TGTGCAAGTATGTGGCGGTGGAGCTGAAATCTGCTTTTGAGGAGACCGGCAAGACCAAGGAGGTGATCGACACCAAATACGGCTTCCTGGACGGGAAGGGCTCTGCCGTCAAGTACACGCAGTC GGACATCAGGTTAATCGAGGTGACGGAGAACATCTGCAAGCGGCTGTTGGATTACAACCTGCACAAGGAGAGGAGCGGCAGTAACAGATTCGCAAAG GGCATGTCGGAGACGTTCGAGACCCTGCACAACCTGGTGCACAAGGGCGTCAAGGTGGTGATGGACATCCCCTACGAGCTGTGGAACGAGACCTCTGCTGAGGTGGCTGACCTCAAAAAACAG TGCGACGTGCTGGTGGAGGAGTACGAAGATGTGATCGAGGACTGGTACAGGCACCACCAGGCAGAGGATCTCTCCCAGTTTCTCTGCGCCGACCACGTGTTAAAAGGGAAGGACACAA gctgcctggcagagaagtgGACTGGCAAGAAGGGTGATTTGGCCAGCGtgggggagaagcagagcaagaaaaagagtgggaagaagaagaaaaagggccGGAAGGATGAGGACGAGGGAGCTGCCAGCCTCCCGGCTGCAGGGGAGGCCTTGGAGGAGAGCGGGGTCCAGGAGGAGGCTCCACTCCCCCACAGCCCATCTGATGAGCTGTAG
- the PEX39 gene encoding uncharacterized protein C6orf226 homolog, translating to MEPGPVPPPPPAAPSFAEVLRLIQNGQEPPGLRHPRASPTGDSPTASRLPPPTKPWENRPGSAGPRCSQRSEHKEAPPLSTQQPGGSSDTA from the exons ATGGAGCCGGGCCcggtcccgccgccgccgcccgccgccccttCCTTCGCCGAGGTGCTGCGGCTGATACAGAACGGGCAGGAACCGCCGGGCCTACGGCACCCCCGCGCCTCGCCCACGGGGGACAGCCCCACCGCctcccgcctcccgccgcccaCCAAACCCTGGGAGAACCGCCCCGGGTCCGCCGGGCCCCG ctgcagccagcGCTCGGAGCATAAAGAAGCCCCACCGCTCTCAACCCAGCAGCCCGGAGGGAGCAGTGATACCGCTTGA